From Candidatus Methylopumilus planktonicus, a single genomic window includes:
- a CDS encoding fused MFS/spermidine synthase, translated as MRDLFKKIFREEVIDEDISIEVSESDGVRSLHFASHAIQSSMRLKKPFHLELTYTRAMMMFLLFHARPRKVLLIGLGGASIPKFIHQFLPDMKSITLEIHQKVIGVAHLMFHLPPNDKSLKVIHGDGISFMKEHPESTDILMIDAFDPDGIPRNFRSLSFFDVCKSTLRKHGIFVMNIWASDPHYDLYIDRMRRIFEGLILIIPTGKPGNQIVLGFNDMPLELNVKTLRSKAKSLEKTYGLEFLAFFNQLMLHNHQASNTITFDQ; from the coding sequence ATGAGAGACTTATTTAAAAAAATATTTCGAGAAGAAGTGATTGATGAGGACATCAGTATTGAAGTCAGTGAATCGGACGGCGTTCGTTCGCTTCATTTTGCATCGCACGCGATTCAAAGCTCGATGCGCTTAAAAAAACCTTTTCACCTAGAGCTCACTTATACACGAGCGATGATGATGTTTCTTCTCTTTCATGCGCGTCCTCGTAAAGTTTTATTGATTGGCTTAGGAGGTGCATCCATTCCTAAATTTATTCACCAGTTCTTACCTGATATGAAATCGATTACTCTCGAGATTCATCAAAAAGTGATTGGTGTGGCACATCTTATGTTCCATCTACCGCCGAATGATAAATCTTTAAAAGTCATTCATGGGGATGGCATCTCTTTTATGAAAGAGCATCCGGAGTCAACTGATATATTAATGATTGACGCTTTTGATCCTGATGGTATCCCGCGTAACTTTAGGAGCCTCTCATTTTTTGATGTATGCAAATCGACTTTGCGTAAACATGGTATTTTTGTGATGAACATATGGGCAAGTGATCCCCATTACGATCTTTATATTGATCGTATGCGTCGCATTTTCGAAGGACTCATCTTGATTATTCCCACAGGCAAACCTGGCAATCAAATTGTGTTAGGTTTTAATGACATGCCACTTGAGCTTAATGTGAAGACATTGCGATCAAAGGCTAAATCACTCGAAAAAACTTATGGGCTAGAATTTTTAGCATTTTTTAATCAGCTTATGCTTCATAATCACCAGGCGTCGAACACGATCACATTCGATCAATAA
- a CDS encoding THUMP domain-containing class I SAM-dependent RNA methyltransferase, translating to MNFQFFATCPRGLEALLADELLVQRALKILVTDGGVSFEGNLDTMYRVNLHSRIATRVMSSVGQGSYSSEEDIYKATFKLNWPAWFKVNQTIRVKVTGVKCPLKSLDFVTLRIKDAVCDRFREEGALRPSVSVRDPDVRIHAYLTQDQYQLYLDTSGAPLYQRGFRDVSVIAPLRENLAAGILMLTGWQPGTPFLDPMCGSGTFLIEAAMMAVNQPPGMKRTFGFQKLTSFDESLWKKIETEALHQMKPIEFLDIYGSDIDLRAVRVTRHNLKVAGLEEVAKVMQSDFVKLEPPSSEGVLVTNPPYGQRIGEDEDLKELYPVWAKHMKESFGGWNTYFLTADLEMPKDMRLKPTKKTPLFNGALECRLFEIKMVAGSNRKPKD from the coding sequence TTGAATTTCCAATTTTTTGCGACTTGTCCACGTGGATTAGAAGCTTTATTAGCAGACGAACTTTTAGTGCAACGTGCGTTAAAGATTCTTGTCACTGATGGTGGCGTATCTTTCGAAGGTAATTTGGACACGATGTATCGTGTCAATTTACATAGTCGAATAGCAACACGCGTGATGTCTAGCGTGGGGCAAGGTAGTTATTCTTCAGAAGAAGATATTTATAAGGCGACGTTTAAACTTAATTGGCCCGCATGGTTTAAAGTCAATCAAACCATTCGCGTCAAAGTCACAGGTGTGAAGTGTCCTTTAAAAAGCTTGGATTTTGTGACACTTCGCATTAAAGATGCTGTGTGTGATCGTTTTCGAGAAGAGGGTGCGTTAAGGCCATCAGTGAGTGTTAGAGATCCTGATGTTCGTATTCATGCCTATCTTACACAAGATCAATACCAACTTTATTTAGATACGTCTGGAGCACCACTATATCAAAGAGGGTTTCGTGATGTGAGTGTGATCGCTCCTTTACGTGAAAACTTAGCAGCAGGTATATTGATGTTAACCGGCTGGCAACCAGGCACACCATTTTTAGATCCCATGTGTGGAAGTGGCACTTTTTTAATCGAGGCCGCTATGATGGCGGTGAATCAACCGCCTGGTATGAAGCGCACATTTGGTTTTCAAAAACTGACCTCATTCGACGAAAGTCTCTGGAAAAAAATTGAAACCGAAGCGCTTCATCAAATGAAGCCTATCGAATTCTTAGACATCTATGGATCAGATATAGATTTAAGAGCGGTACGAGTTACGCGTCACAATTTAAAAGTTGCAGGCTTGGAAGAAGTTGCAAAAGTCATGCAAAGTGATTTTGTAAAACTCGAACCACCTTCATCGGAAGGGGTGCTTGTCACCAACCCACCTTATGGTCAGCGGATAGGTGAAGACGAAGATCTAAAAGAACTCTATCCCGTCTGGGCGAAACATATGAAAGAATCTTTTGGTGGGTGGAATACTTATTTTTTAACGGCGGATCTTGAGATGCCAAAAGATATGCGATTAAAGCCCACAAAAAAAACACCGTTATTTAACGGTGCTTTAGAGTGTCGTTTATTTGAAATTAAAATGGTGGCAGGTAGCAACCGAAAACCAAAAGATTAA
- the tpx gene encoding thiol peroxidase — translation MMPVTLKGGPVKIGGQFLSKGQKAPDFSLADKTRADVNLASFAGKRKVLNIFPSVDTPTCATSVRKFNEAAAKLNNTVVLCISADLPFAQNRFCGAEKIENVQTLSTFRNTKKFATDFGVSIDDTSLAGLTSRAVIVLNENNEVLHSELVAEITEEPNYEAALNVL, via the coding sequence ATCATGCCAGTGACTCTTAAAGGCGGCCCAGTCAAAATAGGTGGTCAATTTTTAAGCAAGGGACAAAAGGCACCTGACTTTAGTCTCGCAGATAAAACACGCGCTGACGTTAACCTCGCTAGCTTTGCTGGAAAACGTAAAGTGCTCAACATTTTCCCAAGTGTCGATACACCTACATGCGCTACGTCTGTCAGAAAATTTAATGAAGCAGCGGCTAAATTAAATAACACAGTGGTCTTATGTATCTCAGCTGACTTACCTTTTGCACAGAATCGTTTTTGCGGTGCTGAAAAAATTGAGAACGTACAAACGCTCTCCACCTTTCGTAACACGAAAAAATTTGCGACCGACTTTGGTGTATCCATTGACGACACGAGCTTGGCAGGTTTAACTTCTCGCGCTGTGATCGTATTAAACGAAAATAACGAAGTACTTCATAGTGAACTTGTTGCAGAAATTACAGAAGAACCTAACTACGAAGCTGCGTTAAACGTACTTTAA
- the ylqF gene encoding ribosome biogenesis GTPase YlqF, whose product MSIQWFPGHMVAAQKKAAETMEFTDVVIEVLDARMPGASQNPLIKDLSLARQRSHLKVLNKSDLADPKITDQWINYFNKLPKTKAVAISCKKANEPKKILSICRSLAPHRGSSLKPLRMMIMGVPNVGKSTLMNSLLNRRIAKVGDEPAITKQQQRHQINDEMILIDTPGIMWPKIEDEMDSYILAANYAIGKNAYFEEDVAEKLAEILLSKYPALLRSRYGLESTSIDSIGLIEYIAKKKNLKLKDKSYDLLKASTILLNDYRQNKLGRITLESPNVKKIDSPY is encoded by the coding sequence ATGAGTATTCAATGGTTTCCTGGGCATATGGTCGCGGCGCAAAAAAAAGCTGCTGAAACTATGGAATTTACAGATGTGGTCATTGAAGTTTTGGATGCTAGGATGCCTGGTGCATCTCAAAACCCTTTAATTAAAGACCTTAGCCTAGCTCGGCAGCGATCACATCTTAAGGTTTTAAATAAATCTGATTTGGCAGACCCTAAGATTACAGACCAATGGATTAATTACTTTAATAAACTTCCTAAAACAAAGGCTGTTGCAATTTCGTGTAAAAAAGCAAATGAGCCAAAAAAAATTCTAAGTATCTGTAGATCATTGGCTCCCCATCGAGGCAGTTCTCTCAAGCCTTTACGTATGATGATTATGGGTGTACCTAATGTTGGCAAATCAACCCTCATGAATTCACTCCTCAACAGAAGAATTGCAAAAGTAGGTGATGAGCCCGCTATTACCAAACAACAGCAACGGCACCAAATTAATGATGAAATGATATTGATTGACACCCCAGGAATAATGTGGCCCAAGATAGAGGATGAGATGGATAGCTATATACTGGCTGCCAATTATGCAATTGGTAAAAATGCATACTTTGAAGAAGATGTAGCAGAAAAACTTGCAGAAATTTTATTATCTAAATACCCCGCATTACTTAGGTCAAGATATGGGCTGGAAAGCACTTCAATAGATTCAATTGGCCTTATTGAATATATCGCGAAAAAAAAGAATCTTAAACTTAAGGACAAAAGCTACGACTTACTAAAAGCATCAACAATACTTCTAAACGATTATCGCCAGAACAAATTAGGGAGAATTACATTAGAATCTCCTAATGTAAAAAAAATTGACTCTCCTTATTAA
- the hrpA gene encoding ATP-dependent RNA helicase HrpA: MSESLKNKGKNLAIEASRQARLESLLPIEFPEALPVSQRIKEINEAILNHQVVILCGETGSGKTTQLPKICLHLGRGIKGLIGHTQPRRLAARSVASRIASELKSPLGDAVGFKIRFADKVSQQTLIKVMTDGILLAETQTDPDLKKYDTIIIDEAHERSLNIDFLLGYLKQLTLRRPDLKIIITSATIDVESFSKHFNNAPIIEVSGRTYPVEIRYRPLEAKDEDDQVEKIEEAILDVVKDFSKVGGDTLIFLPGEREIRDIAEFLRVKLPPHFEILPLFSRLSNEEQQKIFRGSNGRRIILSTNVAETSLTVPGIKYVIDPGIARVNRYSTRNKVEQLQIEKISQASAKQRSGRCGRISDGICVRLYSEDDFNARPLFLDPEIYRSSLASVILKMASLHLGDVSQFPFIQPPSRRFIQDGYLLLQELGAVNEQYALTSIGQDLAKLPMDPRLGRMLLQARKENALSELLIIVSALSIQDPRERPLDKKAESEAAQVRFFDEKSDFVSFLKLWVFFDEAIQKKTTQKNLRKFCHAHFLSYLRMREWRDLHEQLRDLILDMNYEENDKPANYVQIHRSILAGLLGNIGIKALEDDSYVGARNIEFHLSSGSNIKRRKSKWVMAADLVDTTKLYARTAAEIDVEWIESLSLHLVEHHHTDPYWDTKLSRVNAHERITLYGLTIVPKRNVHFGPINPEIAREIFIRQGLVSGGYVSRGLFWKHNQDLIEEVELLEHKARRLDVLVNEEDLFQFYDEKIPQGIINGVGFEDWRREIEDKNPQVLFLTKELLMRRDANEITEVQYPETLNIEGVKIPLKYRFEPGHPDDGVTAVISEIDFHQLDLNIMQWLVPGMIREKLNCIFKSLPKNIRTQLFPLTDTVTEFLTQYKTHNHLFQSISDFVLKKTKEPYMIGEEEIESLPRHCFMNIEVVNQKNELVSQGRDLNLLKGSVKPQVHVKKNDKANAVERFNLKRWDFDELPHAIELNTHQKDYKGFVGLSDEDESVAIRVFVSEEEAKVSHRQGVLRLLSFELKPQLKQLEKDLNNLKEAQLFLRDMIDAEELKGDVIEMILDVALNSEGLMPRTSSDFIALIKRIKNILPQTMKTMLDTIHLSATHYHQIKQLLKTLSPIQKRSESIFVSRMNFLIHNEFIISTPSDTFLHLPRYLKALIIRIEKYPSRADKDALMQKDIDRIQQLLGERLKPYVSKKITPPKALKDFQWLIEELHVSLFAQDLKTAYPVSLKRLEKALDDIPYYP; this comes from the coding sequence GTGAGTGAATCATTAAAAAATAAAGGTAAAAATTTAGCGATTGAAGCATCAAGACAAGCTCGACTAGAAAGCTTGCTACCTATTGAGTTTCCCGAAGCACTTCCAGTCTCACAAAGAATCAAAGAGATTAATGAAGCGATTCTTAATCATCAAGTTGTGATCTTGTGTGGTGAAACAGGATCAGGTAAGACCACACAACTCCCCAAAATATGTCTTCATTTAGGTCGAGGTATCAAAGGTTTAATCGGCCATACACAACCTAGACGTCTTGCGGCGAGATCCGTGGCCTCTCGCATTGCATCGGAACTAAAGTCACCCTTAGGCGATGCGGTTGGCTTTAAGATTCGATTCGCAGATAAAGTCTCGCAACAAACACTCATTAAAGTCATGACTGACGGCATCCTTCTCGCTGAGACTCAAACCGACCCGGACCTTAAAAAATACGACACCATCATTATTGATGAAGCCCATGAGCGAAGTCTTAATATTGATTTTCTTTTAGGTTACTTAAAGCAGCTGACCCTTAGGCGTCCTGATTTAAAAATTATTATTACCAGTGCGACCATCGATGTGGAGAGTTTTTCAAAACACTTTAACAATGCACCCATTATTGAAGTGTCAGGCAGGACATATCCCGTTGAGATTCGCTACCGACCTTTAGAGGCCAAAGATGAAGACGACCAAGTAGAAAAAATTGAGGAAGCCATTCTTGATGTTGTGAAGGATTTCTCAAAAGTAGGTGGAGACACTCTAATATTTCTTCCAGGCGAGAGAGAAATTCGAGATATCGCTGAATTTTTAAGAGTTAAATTGCCACCGCATTTCGAAATCCTTCCACTTTTTTCAAGGCTTTCCAATGAAGAGCAACAAAAAATATTTAGAGGTTCAAATGGGCGACGTATTATTTTGTCTACCAATGTTGCTGAAACATCATTGACTGTCCCTGGTATTAAATATGTCATCGATCCTGGTATCGCAAGAGTGAATCGCTATAGCACCAGAAATAAAGTTGAACAATTACAAATTGAAAAAATTTCTCAAGCATCAGCTAAGCAACGAAGCGGTCGATGTGGGCGTATCTCTGATGGCATTTGTGTAAGGCTCTATTCGGAAGATGATTTTAACGCGAGACCTTTATTTTTAGACCCTGAAATTTATCGATCATCGCTCGCATCCGTCATTCTTAAAATGGCTTCACTTCATTTGGGCGACGTATCACAATTTCCTTTTATTCAGCCCCCCAGCAGACGATTCATTCAAGACGGTTATTTATTATTGCAAGAACTTGGGGCTGTGAATGAACAATATGCATTAACGTCGATTGGTCAGGATCTGGCAAAACTTCCTATGGATCCAAGATTGGGCCGCATGCTTCTTCAAGCAAGAAAAGAAAATGCTTTGTCTGAACTTTTAATTATTGTGAGCGCATTAAGTATCCAAGATCCAAGAGAGCGACCTTTGGATAAAAAAGCCGAAAGTGAAGCAGCACAAGTTCGATTCTTTGACGAAAAATCTGATTTTGTATCCTTTTTAAAACTTTGGGTATTCTTTGACGAGGCCATTCAGAAGAAGACAACACAAAAAAATTTAAGAAAATTTTGTCATGCACATTTCTTGTCTTATCTTAGGATGCGTGAGTGGCGAGACCTGCATGAGCAACTCCGAGATCTCATTTTAGATATGAATTATGAAGAGAATGATAAGCCGGCTAATTATGTCCAAATTCACCGATCAATACTCGCCGGGCTTTTAGGAAATATTGGTATCAAAGCACTAGAAGATGATTCATACGTTGGCGCTCGAAACATTGAATTTCACTTGTCCTCAGGATCGAACATTAAGAGGAGAAAGTCGAAATGGGTTATGGCAGCAGACCTTGTAGATACGACAAAACTATATGCGAGAACAGCGGCTGAAATCGACGTGGAATGGATTGAATCTTTAAGCTTGCATTTAGTTGAGCATCACCATACAGATCCTTATTGGGATACTAAGTTATCTCGTGTGAATGCGCACGAAAGAATTACACTCTATGGACTTACGATTGTGCCTAAACGCAATGTGCATTTTGGGCCGATCAATCCAGAAATCGCACGCGAAATATTTATTAGACAAGGCTTGGTATCAGGAGGGTATGTTTCAAGGGGATTATTTTGGAAACATAATCAAGACCTCATAGAAGAGGTTGAGCTTTTAGAACACAAAGCAAGACGACTTGATGTATTAGTCAATGAAGAAGATCTTTTTCAGTTTTATGATGAAAAAATACCGCAGGGTATTATCAATGGCGTGGGATTTGAAGATTGGCGTCGCGAGATAGAGGACAAGAATCCTCAAGTCTTATTCCTCACCAAAGAACTTCTTATGAGGCGGGACGCGAATGAGATAACGGAAGTTCAGTACCCAGAAACTTTAAATATCGAAGGCGTTAAGATTCCACTGAAATATCGGTTTGAACCCGGACATCCAGATGATGGAGTGACGGCTGTTATTTCGGAAATTGATTTTCATCAGCTTGATTTAAATATAATGCAGTGGTTAGTTCCTGGGATGATTCGTGAAAAACTCAATTGTATTTTTAAGTCATTGCCTAAAAATATTCGTACTCAACTTTTTCCACTCACAGATACCGTGACCGAATTCTTAACCCAATACAAAACCCATAACCATTTATTTCAATCGATCAGTGATTTTGTTTTAAAGAAAACAAAAGAACCGTACATGATAGGTGAGGAGGAAATTGAAAGTCTGCCTCGTCATTGTTTTATGAATATTGAAGTTGTGAACCAAAAGAATGAGCTTGTATCACAAGGTCGTGATTTAAATCTTCTAAAAGGTTCAGTCAAGCCACAAGTGCATGTCAAAAAGAATGATAAGGCTAATGCGGTGGAACGATTTAATTTAAAACGGTGGGATTTTGACGAACTACCGCATGCTATTGAATTAAATACGCATCAAAAAGACTACAAAGGTTTTGTGGGGTTATCTGACGAAGATGAATCGGTAGCTATCCGTGTGTTTGTCTCAGAAGAAGAGGCAAAAGTATCACATCGTCAAGGTGTTTTAAGATTACTCAGTTTTGAATTGAAGCCACAACTCAAACAACTTGAAAAAGATTTGAACAATCTAAAAGAAGCCCAGCTTTTTTTAAGGGATATGATTGATGCTGAAGAATTAAAAGGTGATGTGATTGAAATGATTTTAGATGTAGCATTGAATTCCGAAGGGTTGATGCCAAGGACTTCAAGTGATTTTATTGCACTGATTAAGCGCATCAAGAACATCCTACCGCAAACTATGAAGACCATGTTAGATACCATTCATCTGAGCGCTACCCATTACCACCAAATTAAACAATTATTAAAAACGTTAAGTCCTATACAAAAAAGATCAGAATCTATCTTTGTAAGCCGTATGAACTTCTTAATTCATAATGAATTTATTATATCAACACCTTCAGATACATTTTTACACCTTCCAAGATACCTGAAGGCCCTTATTATTCGCATTGAAAAATACCCTTCAAGAGCAGATAAAGATGCACTCATGCAAAAAGATATTGATCGTATTCAACAATTGCTTGGTGAGCGATTAAAACCCTATGTCTCAAAAAAAATAACACCCCCTAAAGCCTTAAAAGATTTTCAATGGCTGATTGAAGAGCTTCACGTATCATTATTCGCCCAAGATTTAAAAACAGCATATCCTGTGTCACTTAAGCGATTAGAAAAAGCATTGGATGATATTCCTTATTACCCATGA
- a CDS encoding FkbM family methyltransferase, with amino-acid sequence MINFVKKHFFKLKRSLTRRFKEALLPSGYERLGTKYGGWWIDQDLLTNKNPLLIDCGLGKDISFPVEFLKKYNGYVVGVDPDPKSISYCEPIKPKNMEIQPKAFWKKSGEALKFHLARSSERLPKGADGSGSILSSHHYVNGGTEIEVYTTSLSEILNSLNKTICDILKLDIEGAEYEVISDLISSGQISVIEQLLVEFHHGSTHFNISDTNEIVKNLELAGFKLIHIESRNYIFKRNIH; translated from the coding sequence ATGATAAATTTTGTTAAGAAACATTTTTTTAAGTTAAAGAGAAGCCTCACTCGCAGGTTTAAAGAAGCCCTTCTTCCCTCAGGGTATGAAAGATTGGGAACTAAATACGGCGGTTGGTGGATAGATCAAGATTTACTTACAAATAAAAATCCCTTATTAATTGATTGCGGGCTTGGTAAAGATATTAGTTTTCCTGTAGAGTTTTTAAAAAAATATAATGGTTACGTTGTTGGCGTAGATCCAGACCCTAAAAGCATTTCTTATTGTGAACCTATCAAACCAAAAAATATGGAAATACAACCTAAAGCATTCTGGAAAAAATCTGGCGAAGCCTTAAAGTTTCATTTAGCCCGCTCTAGTGAAAGGCTTCCAAAAGGAGCAGATGGTTCGGGAAGTATTTTATCTAGCCATCATTATGTTAATGGGGGTACAGAAATTGAAGTTTACACAACCTCTTTGTCTGAAATATTAAATTCATTAAATAAAACTATATGTGATATTTTAAAATTAGATATTGAGGGTGCCGAATACGAGGTTATTTCTGACCTAATAAGTTCGGGGCAAATTAGTGTTATAGAGCAGTTGCTAGTTGAATTTCATCATGGATCTACGCACTTCAACATAAGCGATACAAATGAAATAGTGAAAAATTTAGAGCTTGCTGGCTTCAAGTTAATTCACATAGAGTCGCGTAATTACATTTTTAAACGAAATATTCATTAA
- a CDS encoding ribonuclease H-like YkuK family protein codes for MKKINLEEVRDFIETQTLESKIYIGCDSERIRIGKDWYADYVMAIVVHINGNNGCKIFGEVLRERDYDQKKSKPRYRLMNEVYKVSDLYLKLADILEDRTVEVHLDINPDEMFGSNCVIHEAIGYIRGTCNVIPMVKPNAFAASYAAGKFKTFGNLKVG; via the coding sequence ATGAAAAAAATAAATTTAGAAGAAGTTCGAGATTTTATTGAGACACAAACTTTAGAGTCAAAAATTTATATTGGGTGTGATTCTGAAAGAATTAGAATTGGAAAAGATTGGTATGCAGATTATGTCATGGCAATAGTCGTTCATATTAATGGCAATAACGGATGCAAGATTTTTGGTGAAGTATTGCGCGAGAGAGACTATGATCAAAAAAAGAGTAAACCCCGCTATAGGCTAATGAACGAAGTATATAAAGTATCCGACTTGTACCTTAAATTAGCCGATATATTAGAGGACAGAACAGTAGAGGTTCATCTCGATATTAATCCAGATGAAATGTTTGGTTCTAATTGCGTCATTCATGAGGCTATCGGATATATTCGTGGCACATGTAATGTGATTCCAATGGTCAAACCAAATGCATTTGCAGCTTCTTATGCTGCAGGAAAATTTAAAACGTTTGGAAACCTAAAGGTCGGTTAG
- a CDS encoding glycosyltransferase: MYRDNNPLKICFFITNLSVGGAEKATIKAAELLCQNGHSVHLVLLENIINFKFSREIKFKIIYEKIKKGLIGKYLMAYKLNRTFYEIERKEGKFNLVVSTLPFCDEIVKIANIPNVYFRIANTLSAEIKNLKKSSAIRAGIRLNRYKVNYNNQNIIAVSQGVKDDLLNNIKIKSKISVIYNPFNFGHIRKLSSKPIPKNIKKPYLIHVGRFSAQKRHDLLLDAWKLLSLNMNLLLMTNPSADLERMISERGLDDSVKIIGFKENPYPYIYQSEMLILSSDREGLPNVLVEALVCGTRVISTDCPSGPREILTGALKNCLVPVNNAQLLAKKIKTLIKLPKSKDIDLQSFSEKNFLKKYMALARR, encoded by the coding sequence TTGTATCGAGATAACAATCCTTTAAAAATTTGTTTTTTCATAACTAATCTAAGCGTTGGTGGAGCAGAAAAAGCAACAATAAAAGCCGCTGAGTTACTTTGCCAAAATGGACATTCTGTGCATTTAGTGTTGCTTGAAAATATAATAAATTTTAAATTTAGTCGCGAAATAAAATTTAAAATAATTTATGAGAAAATTAAAAAAGGCCTAATTGGAAAGTATCTAATGGCATATAAACTAAACAGGACTTTTTATGAGATTGAAAGGAAAGAAGGAAAATTTAATCTAGTTGTTTCAACTTTGCCATTTTGTGATGAGATTGTAAAGATCGCAAATATACCTAATGTGTATTTCAGGATTGCAAATACGCTTTCAGCTGAAATAAAAAATTTAAAGAAATCAAGCGCTATTAGAGCTGGAATAAGGTTGAATCGTTATAAGGTAAATTATAATAATCAAAATATTATTGCAGTGTCTCAAGGAGTTAAAGATGACCTATTAAATAATATTAAGATAAAATCTAAAATATCTGTAATATACAACCCTTTTAATTTTGGTCATATTAGAAAACTATCATCTAAACCAATACCAAAAAATATAAAAAAACCCTATCTGATACATGTGGGACGCTTTTCAGCTCAAAAAAGGCACGATCTTTTGCTGGACGCTTGGAAATTACTAAGCCTAAATATGAATTTGTTACTGATGACTAATCCATCGGCAGACCTTGAGAGGATGATATCTGAAAGAGGCTTAGATGATTCAGTTAAAATTATTGGCTTTAAAGAAAATCCATATCCTTATATTTACCAGTCAGAAATGTTGATTTTATCCTCCGATAGGGAAGGCTTGCCAAATGTATTAGTCGAGGCTTTGGTATGTGGAACAAGAGTGATAAGTACAGACTGCCCAAGTGGTCCACGTGAAATTTTAACTGGTGCACTTAAAAATTGTTTAGTTCCCGTAAATAATGCTCAATTGCTAGCAAAAAAAATCAAGACTCTCATAAAGCTACCAAAATCTAAAGATATTGATTTGCAATCATTTTCTGAAAAGAATTTTTTAAAAAAATATATGGCTTTAGCTAGAAGGTAA
- a CDS encoding class I SAM-dependent methyltransferase, which translates to MEDLKDIKPQQSIELLKALHILTRDGRMNQDSRRKLKQVYHLYQLIEPYLVKALATNPQFTLVDHGAGKSYLGFILYDLFLKDKGGALFAIEHRPELIEKAKVLAYTLKFDRMHFFASDIKNSLDDSSLPKKVDMVTALHACDTATDHAILFGLKKEAQYIVLIPCCQAEVSKTLRSDKSDQLKYTLSELWRHPMHTREFGSHLTNVLRCLLLEGMGYKVTVTELVGWEHSMKNELIMAENIHQPKKIALDRLEEILKTCHLESLKSRFLPTI; encoded by the coding sequence ATGGAAGATTTAAAAGACATTAAACCCCAGCAATCTATCGAACTTTTGAAAGCGTTGCACATTCTCACGCGCGATGGTCGAATGAATCAGGATTCAAGGCGCAAATTAAAACAGGTTTATCATCTTTATCAGCTGATCGAACCTTATCTTGTAAAAGCGTTAGCCACGAATCCTCAATTTACTTTGGTGGACCATGGCGCTGGAAAGTCTTACTTGGGCTTTATCTTGTACGATCTTTTTTTAAAAGATAAAGGTGGGGCACTCTTCGCAATTGAACACCGACCAGAGCTTATTGAGAAAGCTAAAGTATTGGCTTACACTTTAAAATTTGATCGCATGCATTTCTTTGCATCCGATATAAAAAATTCATTAGATGATTCGAGCCTTCCAAAAAAAGTGGATATGGTGACAGCGCTTCATGCATGTGACACAGCCACAGATCATGCAATTCTTTTTGGGCTCAAAAAGGAGGCGCAATATATTGTGCTCATTCCTTGCTGCCAGGCAGAGGTGTCAAAAACTTTACGATCGGACAAATCAGATCAACTAAAATATACGTTATCTGAATTATGGCGACATCCCATGCATACAAGAGAATTTGGAAGCCACCTCACGAATGTATTAAGATGTTTATTACTGGAAGGCATGGGTTACAAGGTTACAGTTACTGAGTTGGTAGGCTGGGAGCACTCCATGAAAAATGAACTTATCATGGCTGAAAATATTCATCAGCCTAAAAAAATTGCATTAGATCGATTAGAAGAAATTTTAAAAACGTGTCATCTAGAGTCTTTGAAATCTAGATTTTTACCTACCATTTAG
- a CDS encoding nuclear transport factor 2 family protein codes for MNNDDFKLIESTIQHYINGARSGKGKDMKPAFHKDATIFGYIGTDLFAGPIQKLFDWNDENGPASDIVTKIAHMDIEGSIATVRLESDNWTGHKFTDFFTILKVDGEWKIMNKIFHLHS; via the coding sequence ATGAATAATGATGATTTCAAATTAATTGAATCAACAATCCAACACTATATTAATGGTGCTAGATCTGGAAAGGGTAAAGATATGAAACCTGCTTTTCATAAAGATGCCACTATTTTTGGTTATATTGGAACCGATTTATTTGCAGGACCCATTCAAAAGCTTTTTGATTGGAATGATGAAAATGGACCTGCATCTGACATCGTTACTAAGATTGCACATATGGATATTGAGGGCTCTATCGCAACAGTACGATTAGAGTCAGATAATTGGACTGGTCACAAATTTACTGATTTCTTCACCATACTAAAAGTGGATGGTGAGTGGAAAATTATGAACAAGATATTCCATCTTCATTCATAA